In one window of Vulpes vulpes isolate BD-2025 chromosome 1, VulVul3, whole genome shotgun sequence DNA:
- the CCDC167 gene encoding coiled-coil domain-containing protein 167, producing MTKKKRENLGVALEIDGLEEKLSRCRKDLEAVNSRLHRAELSPEARKSLEKEKNSLMSKASNYEKELQLLRQENRRNMVLSVAIFILLTFIYACWTM from the exons ATGACCAAAAAGAAGCGGGAGAATCTGGGCGTCGCTCTGGAG ATCGATGGGCTGGAGGAGAAGCTGTCACGGTGTAGGAAAGACTTGGAGGCAGTAAACTCCAGGCTCCACAGGGCGGAGCTGAGCCCAGAGGCCAG GAAGTctctggagaaggagaaaaacagcCTGATGAGCAAAGCCTCCAACTATG AGAAGGAGCTACAGTTGCTTCGACAGGAGAACCGGAGGAACATGGTGCTCTCGGTGGCCATCTTCATCCTCCTGACCTTCATCTATGCCTGCTGGACCATGTGA